The proteins below come from a single Erysipelothrix piscisicarius genomic window:
- a CDS encoding helix-turn-helix domain-containing protein — MALSYRPLWVAMAKKGLNKTEVIEIADISTNVMAKMGKNRAIHLKNLEKVCVALDLTPNEVIEFVDDKDNK, encoded by the coding sequence ATGGCATTAAGTTATAGACCCTTATGGGTAGCAATGGCTAAAAAAGGACTTAATAAAACAGAAGTTATTGAGATAGCTGATATTTCAACTAATGTTATGGCGAAGATGGGAAAAAATCGGGCAATCCATTTAAAGAACCTTGAAAAGGTCTGTGTTGCCCTTGATTTAACACCTAATGAAGTTATTGAATTTGTAGATGATAAAGATAATAAATAG
- the rlmD gene encoding 23S rRNA (uracil(1939)-C(5))-methyltransferase RlmD, which produces MKKIPVIKNEQLTLEVMDLTFEGFGVVKKEGFPIFVENSIPGEIITLRVTKVTKRYAYGRILSIENPSPKRVELVDKVGTRIGTMPLQHMAYDLQCEFKKNQVKATLGRVINLDGVPVLPTLGMKNPWHYRNKATIPVQSVNGVIETGFFKRGTHDLISIEDYYIQEEALDKAILVIRDLLRQYKITAYDETNHTGLIRNIMVRQGHYTQELMVVLVTNGSKLPFEKEIVNAIVEALPKTVSIVQNINPKQTNVILGREQNVLYGEDIYQDQLLGKTFKISSKSFFQINTKQTELLYQQAIEMAEVTNDDVVVDAYCGIGSITLNLADKAKFVYGVEIVEDAITMAKENAKLNHIENVQFEAGEAEKIMPAWVKQGIEIDVLVVDPPRKGLDPVFIEAALTSHPRRIVYVSCNPISLAKDLRMFIDGGYRLEKVQPVDMFPQTTHVECIALLQREIS; this is translated from the coding sequence ATGAAGAAAATACCTGTAATAAAAAACGAACAATTAACACTGGAAGTAATGGACCTCACATTTGAAGGATTTGGTGTGGTTAAAAAAGAAGGATTTCCAATTTTTGTGGAAAATTCAATTCCAGGGGAAATCATTACTCTAAGGGTCACGAAGGTGACCAAACGCTATGCTTACGGACGTATATTAAGCATTGAAAATCCATCACCCAAACGTGTAGAGTTGGTTGATAAAGTCGGAACACGCATTGGAACCATGCCCCTTCAACACATGGCATATGACCTTCAATGTGAGTTTAAAAAAAATCAAGTTAAGGCAACCTTAGGTCGTGTAATTAATCTTGATGGTGTTCCGGTTCTACCAACACTTGGAATGAAAAATCCATGGCACTACCGTAATAAAGCAACCATACCGGTCCAATCCGTTAACGGTGTCATAGAGACAGGATTCTTTAAGCGTGGAACTCATGATCTTATTTCAATCGAAGATTACTATATTCAAGAAGAAGCTTTGGACAAAGCAATCTTAGTGATTCGGGATTTACTTCGTCAATATAAAATTACAGCCTATGATGAAACAAATCACACCGGATTAATTCGAAATATTATGGTGCGTCAAGGCCATTACACGCAAGAATTAATGGTGGTTTTGGTAACAAATGGTTCAAAACTTCCTTTCGAAAAAGAAATTGTGAATGCCATTGTGGAAGCTTTACCCAAAACGGTCAGTATCGTTCAAAATATTAATCCAAAACAAACAAATGTTATTTTGGGAAGAGAACAGAACGTTCTTTATGGAGAAGATATTTATCAGGATCAACTTTTAGGAAAAACATTTAAGATTTCTTCGAAGTCCTTTTTCCAAATCAACACAAAACAAACGGAACTTCTTTATCAACAAGCCATTGAAATGGCAGAAGTTACAAACGATGATGTTGTCGTAGATGCTTATTGTGGAATTGGATCGATTACCTTAAACCTTGCCGATAAAGCGAAGTTTGTTTATGGTGTTGAGATTGTCGAAGATGCAATTACTATGGCGAAAGAAAACGCGAAACTCAATCACATTGAGAATGTGCAGTTTGAGGCGGGTGAAGCTGAAAAAATTATGCCTGCATGGGTTAAGCAAGGCATTGAAATTGATGTGTTGGTGGTGGATCCCCCACGTAAGGGGCTTGATCCTGTATTTATTGAAGCCGCATTGACATCACATCCGCGTCGTATTGTTTACGTAAGTTGCAATCCGATTTCACTTGCGAAAGACTTAAGAATGTTTATCGACGGTGGTTATCGATTGGAAAAAGTCCAACCGGTCGATATGTTCCCTCAAACCACACATGTGGAGTGCATTGCGTTACTACAAAGGGAAATTTCGTAG
- the tpx gene encoding thiol peroxidase — translation MEITKKGVPTALAGSQPVVGEKAPTFKLKNLEDVYVGTDTLAGNVVLLSVFPDINTRICDLQTRHFFQVASELDDVTIVNISNNTKEEFASWCATNGIDSEMLRDEDHAFADAYGIWIPEFEVLARSIFVIDRKGMLVYSEIVPEMAQEPNYEAAIAAAKNI, via the coding sequence ATGGAAATAACAAAAAAAGGTGTTCCAACCGCTTTAGCAGGATCTCAACCTGTTGTTGGAGAAAAAGCACCGACATTTAAACTTAAAAATTTAGAGGACGTTTATGTAGGAACGGATACACTCGCCGGAAACGTTGTATTGCTGAGTGTCTTCCCAGACATCAACACGCGTATCTGTGATTTACAGACGCGTCATTTCTTCCAAGTTGCGAGCGAACTTGACGATGTAACGATTGTGAATATTTCAAATAATACCAAGGAAGAATTTGCTTCTTGGTGTGCAACGAATGGCATTGATAGTGAGATGTTGCGTGATGAGGATCATGCATTTGCCGATGCTTATGGTATTTGGATTCCGGAATTTGAAGTGCTGGCACGATCTATATTTGTGATTGATCGCAAGGGCATGCTTGTTTATTCTGAGATTGTTCCCGAAATGGCACAAGAACCCAATTACGAAGCAGCAATTGCTGCCGCAAAAAATATTTAA
- a CDS encoding LPXTG cell wall anchor domain-containing protein, whose translation MDKRNEHRILKCLTIFVLSIGLVFSHARPIYSDTQPVIDFINTTGESEVISMTESKEYKATVMFEGKTPEELKVLAENASWTLTRDEGGQNEEDFPYQYLGGPLNEWTVFKTNFTTAGDTLFKDIKTEVIPGGLQLTFKNVLMFGVNGIDGRDRALIRNALLDYTGTYDLKLVEGEQVLATTPVSFKPYNSYTLYNEIDQRLADLAALALSKGIHAEVRELGRTAMGRPMNAIFIADTAETLSNHLALNERAEADPQSVIQDIESGSIDYKVPILYNNIHSDENPGIDAIMEFLSVMIENADGSVEYRRISGLTSEGKAQVEAEKASRGIKWSELIANDVTGVGYIRNGVQSEEHPNSTDAAANLSEEQLAKFYEMEQVDLNIKTMLEDVFFIVVPAENADAAATNVRTNGNGFDLNRDNTYQTQPETQAMARLISTWNPVNLYEIHGFYNQFQIEPCSPTHEPNVEYDLFIENALAQGEEFGGVAITNNKSINSFQMPMRDYLKASDKGGYEWEPFDDMSSSYTPQYSMLHGVVAYTVEVPYGNEDATQAVKYALLNNGRYVGMHKKAFYTNQLKGWDRGHKNIDADEIRPYYVNQQDEKGAEADIFRARYEENNNFFPEYYVIPMEPAMQKNLHAASEMMEYLLRNDVKVKVLGNEIDVKGITNPKGTMIVDLHQAKRNMANAALYNNIVIKNWTDLYSEPLTAFSELRGFDMDVITQVGAFESAEFTWLDAAPETTTHVDGKGEIVIVSNNSVASIQAINALLKSEEAVGFITDGDYRGDFVMSEATFDLIEDDYILQATRTNTMPKAQVITKSALLYVPGAAPTFSVKKDTGEPYGHTNYTNRLNTNLNWDYYVWGQELGFDLTQDLDVADIVIGNRPLREDERNAVNAGKSYIGYGGYALDSLEKMGLEIEANYDMSFDALTTVTYPESSYITLKYAQENDYIMYGHGGNSIVKAPEGSTVLIKTTDDEPIEGFMSQDHIDTYKNSIQAIELKNDTHDLLIFANSITNKAHQKDDYRYVTNGIFTKYLGDTMDIEVKQPEPEPEPKPGPKVTLKLTGLPDKVRVGDVFVLTPSNDDQEKGEGWVYDEVFFSATFNSPATFTALKAGTTTITYTNKKGEKTELPITILEKEAEKPGGKLPGTGVTPTQTALYVGIGVVLIGGIFYWFSKKKK comes from the coding sequence ATGGACAAAAGAAATGAACATAGAATCCTAAAATGCTTAACCATATTTGTACTATCGATTGGACTGGTATTCAGTCATGCGCGTCCAATTTATAGTGATACTCAACCGGTCATTGATTTTATAAATACTACGGGTGAGTCTGAAGTCATTTCCATGACAGAGTCAAAAGAATATAAAGCGACAGTAATGTTTGAGGGGAAAACGCCTGAGGAACTTAAAGTTTTGGCTGAGAATGCGTCTTGGACTTTGACGCGGGATGAAGGGGGTCAAAATGAGGAGGATTTCCCTTATCAGTATTTGGGTGGACCTTTGAATGAATGGACTGTCTTTAAAACTAATTTTACCACTGCAGGCGATACTCTATTTAAAGATATAAAAACGGAAGTCATTCCTGGAGGATTGCAGTTAACGTTTAAGAATGTGCTGATGTTTGGTGTGAATGGAATTGATGGTCGTGATCGCGCCTTAATCCGTAATGCACTTCTTGATTACACAGGGACCTATGATTTAAAACTGGTGGAAGGGGAACAGGTATTGGCAACAACGCCCGTGTCCTTTAAACCTTATAATAGCTACACACTTTATAATGAAATCGATCAACGTCTTGCAGATCTTGCAGCACTCGCATTATCCAAGGGAATTCATGCGGAAGTTCGCGAATTGGGACGTACGGCAATGGGAAGACCGATGAATGCAATCTTTATTGCGGATACGGCTGAGACGCTGTCGAATCACCTTGCGTTAAATGAACGCGCAGAGGCGGATCCACAATCTGTGATTCAAGATATTGAATCGGGATCAATTGATTATAAAGTTCCAATTCTCTACAATAACATTCACTCCGATGAAAATCCGGGAATTGATGCGATTATGGAATTTTTATCCGTGATGATCGAGAATGCTGATGGAAGTGTTGAATACCGTCGTATTAGTGGATTAACGTCTGAAGGAAAAGCACAAGTCGAGGCAGAAAAAGCAAGCAGAGGTATTAAGTGGTCTGAACTCATTGCAAATGATGTCACCGGAGTGGGTTATATCCGGAATGGCGTTCAAAGTGAAGAACATCCTAACAGTACCGATGCAGCTGCAAATTTAAGTGAAGAACAACTTGCGAAATTTTATGAAATGGAGCAAGTAGACTTAAACATTAAAACGATGCTCGAGGATGTGTTCTTTATCGTTGTGCCTGCAGAAAATGCGGATGCAGCCGCAACAAATGTTCGAACAAATGGTAATGGGTTCGATTTAAATCGTGATAACACTTACCAAACACAACCAGAAACACAAGCCATGGCGCGTCTTATTTCAACGTGGAATCCTGTGAACCTTTATGAAATTCATGGTTTCTATAATCAATTCCAAATTGAACCTTGCTCACCAACCCATGAGCCAAACGTGGAGTATGATTTGTTTATTGAGAATGCACTCGCACAAGGGGAAGAGTTTGGGGGTGTTGCGATTACAAATAATAAATCAATTAACAGTTTCCAAATGCCGATGCGTGATTATTTAAAAGCAAGCGATAAAGGTGGCTATGAATGGGAACCGTTTGACGATATGTCTTCAAGTTATACACCCCAATATTCGATGCTTCACGGTGTCGTTGCTTATACCGTTGAAGTTCCATATGGAAATGAGGATGCGACGCAAGCAGTTAAGTATGCACTACTCAACAATGGACGTTATGTGGGAATGCATAAAAAAGCATTTTATACCAACCAATTGAAAGGTTGGGACCGAGGTCATAAGAATATTGATGCCGATGAAATTCGCCCATACTACGTAAATCAACAAGATGAAAAAGGTGCAGAAGCAGATATCTTCCGTGCCCGTTATGAAGAAAATAATAACTTCTTCCCTGAGTATTATGTTATTCCAATGGAACCGGCAATGCAAAAAAACTTACACGCAGCATCCGAGATGATGGAATATCTTTTACGTAATGATGTTAAGGTAAAAGTGTTAGGAAATGAGATAGACGTTAAGGGCATCACGAATCCTAAAGGAACCATGATTGTTGATTTGCATCAGGCAAAACGAAATATGGCCAATGCAGCACTCTACAACAACATCGTTATTAAAAATTGGACCGACCTCTATTCAGAACCGCTCACCGCATTCTCAGAGCTACGTGGCTTTGATATGGATGTGATCACCCAAGTTGGTGCCTTCGAAAGCGCAGAATTTACATGGCTTGATGCAGCACCTGAAACCACAACGCATGTTGATGGTAAGGGTGAAATTGTGATTGTTTCCAATAACAGTGTCGCTTCAATCCAAGCCATAAATGCATTACTTAAATCTGAAGAAGCAGTTGGGTTTATAACCGATGGCGATTATCGTGGAGACTTTGTAATGTCTGAAGCAACCTTTGATTTGATTGAAGACGATTATATTCTTCAAGCAACGCGAACCAATACAATGCCTAAGGCACAAGTTATCACAAAATCCGCACTGCTTTATGTGCCGGGTGCTGCACCAACATTCTCGGTGAAAAAAGACACGGGTGAGCCTTACGGTCATACAAATTATACAAATCGACTCAATACAAACCTCAACTGGGATTATTATGTTTGGGGACAAGAACTTGGATTTGATTTAACCCAGGATCTTGACGTAGCAGATATTGTGATTGGGAACCGTCCATTACGAGAGGATGAACGGAATGCCGTAAATGCTGGAAAATCCTATATTGGATATGGTGGATACGCGTTGGATTCACTTGAAAAAATGGGGCTCGAAATTGAAGCGAATTATGATATGAGCTTTGATGCCCTCACAACGGTTACGTATCCTGAATCCAGTTATATAACATTAAAATATGCTCAAGAAAATGATTATATTATGTACGGGCACGGTGGAAACAGTATCGTGAAAGCACCTGAAGGATCAACAGTACTTATTAAAACGACTGATGATGAACCCATTGAAGGTTTTATGTCACAAGATCATATTGACACTTATAAAAATTCAATTCAGGCCATCGAGCTTAAAAATGATACACATGATCTTCTAATCTTCGCAAACTCGATTACAAACAAAGCACATCAAAAAGATGATTATCGCTATGTGACCAATGGAATTTTCACCAAATACTTAGGTGATACGATGGATATTGAGGTTAAACAGCCGGAACCAGAACCAGAACCAAAACCGGGTCCCAAAGTAACTTTAAAACTTACAGGATTACCTGATAAAGTTCGGGTTGGCGATGTTTTCGTATTAACACCAAGCAACGATGACCAAGAAAAAGGCGAAGGATGGGTATACGATGAAGTATTCTTCTCTGCAACCTTCAACAGTCCTGCAACCTTTACTGCACTCAAAGCAGGAACAACAACCATCACCTATACGAATAAAAAAGGTGAAAAAACAGAGCTTCCCATTACTATCTTAGAAAAAGAAGCAGAGAAACCAGGTGGTAAATTACCAGGAACAGGTGTTACGCCAACTCAAACTGCACTTTATGTGGGAATTGGAGTTGTCCTCATAGGAGGCATCTTCTACTGGTTCTCAAAGAAGAAAAAATAA
- a CDS encoding helix-turn-helix domain-containing protein: MKLNDNLKRLREKRSLTQDTVAKALNVSRQAVSNWEQGKRYPDANMLLQIAKYYGVRVDDLLKSETEDNHVLMINKERFEEVLVIGAQIIMMLAVFFLDDFTGLIFIYMGCIFVAAFTKEVCESIEYGMNFLKNKK, encoded by the coding sequence ATGAAACTTAATGATAATTTAAAACGATTACGAGAAAAACGATCGCTTACACAAGATACGGTTGCGAAGGCCTTAAACGTTTCACGCCAAGCTGTCTCAAATTGGGAACAAGGGAAACGTTACCCCGATGCGAATATGCTGCTTCAAATTGCGAAGTATTATGGTGTGCGTGTGGATGACTTATTGAAGTCTGAGACCGAAGATAATCACGTGTTGATGATCAATAAAGAACGCTTTGAAGAAGTGTTGGTTATCGGAGCACAAATAATAATGATGCTCGCTGTATTTTTTCTAGACGATTTTACGGGGTTGATTTTTATTTATATGGGTTGCATTTTTGTGGCTGCCTTTACCAAAGAAGTCTGTGAATCAATCGAATATGGTATGAATTTTCTCAAAAATAAAAAATGA
- a CDS encoding chromate transporter, which yields MILWELFISFMQIGLVSFGGGYAALAPIQSQVVVGHGWLTMTEFTDLITISQMTPGPIALNAATFVGLRVAGIPGAVAATLGNVFPSIVIVLLLATIYYKFSDITIIQNVLDGLRPTVVALIASAGLTILITAFFGEGLRDISHFDVSNGILFVFATLGLRKFKLDPTKIIVLTGLLGIGVMVLEKL from the coding sequence ATGATTCTTTGGGAACTTTTTATTTCTTTTATGCAAATTGGTTTGGTAAGTTTTGGCGGTGGTTATGCAGCGCTTGCACCCATTCAAAGTCAAGTGGTCGTCGGTCATGGTTGGCTTACGATGACCGAGTTTACGGATTTAATTACAATATCGCAAATGACCCCTGGACCCATTGCGTTGAATGCAGCTACGTTTGTTGGATTAAGGGTAGCAGGGATTCCAGGTGCCGTTGCGGCCACCTTAGGTAATGTTTTTCCTTCAATTGTAATTGTCCTTCTTCTTGCGACAATCTATTACAAGTTTAGTGATATCACCATCATTCAAAATGTTTTGGATGGACTAAGACCTACCGTGGTGGCTTTAATTGCTTCAGCGGGGCTTACAATCCTTATTACTGCGTTTTTTGGTGAAGGTCTCCGCGATATAAGTCATTTTGATGTTTCAAACGGTATTCTATTTGTATTCGCAACCCTTGGTTTACGAAAATTTAAGTTAGATCCTACGAAGATTATTGTTTTGACGGGACTTTTGGGAATTGGTGTTATGGTCCTTGAAAAACTTTGA
- a CDS encoding chromate transporter, which yields MKKSEVYWKLFKSSFHLSAFTFGGGYVIIPLMRTKFVEELGWIDEDEMMDLMALAQSSPGSLAVNASILVGYKVDGVMGAIFSILGTILPPLFLLTIISQFYAEFKSNVFVNAALHGMQAGVAAVIVDVVMTMARQVFNLKRTLPIVIMVTSFIAAYFLKINVLYIILAAGIVGALSRGGKIEESQ from the coding sequence ATGAAAAAATCAGAGGTATATTGGAAATTGTTTAAATCATCGTTTCACTTAAGTGCATTTACGTTTGGGGGTGGTTATGTTATCATCCCATTAATGCGAACGAAATTTGTGGAAGAATTAGGCTGGATTGATGAGGATGAAATGATGGATTTGATGGCACTTGCGCAATCCTCTCCAGGATCTTTAGCGGTGAATGCATCCATTTTAGTTGGATATAAAGTTGATGGGGTTATGGGCGCGATATTTTCCATTCTCGGCACCATTTTACCACCTTTATTTCTCCTCACAATAATTTCTCAATTTTATGCGGAGTTTAAATCCAATGTGTTTGTGAATGCAGCACTTCATGGGATGCAAGCGGGCGTTGCGGCAGTGATTGTGGATGTGGTTATGACGATGGCACGGCAGGTATTTAATCTTAAACGAACCTTACCAATCGTGATAATGGTTACGTCATTTATTGCTGCATATTTCCTTAAGATTAATGTCCTTTATATTATCCTTGCGGCAGGGATTGTTGGGGCATTGTCTCGAGGTGGAAAGATAGAGGAGTCACAATGA
- a CDS encoding glycosyltransferase family 1 protein, with protein MKPIKVLFAHGGTLEKAGTEAYMMSVFRNIDPKKVHIDFLVFGCKEGYYDKEVITHGGKIFRIPLTPHDFFGKHPSRKTILKMLEKEQYDIIHSHMNALNPLIFQAARKIGIPYMISHSHGSRHFVDNVLLIKYKDQLMKKIPDYADVLLACSKEAGDFLYPNLEYTIMNNGIDLEQYEYNETKRKRLRKALNLDDQLVFGHIGRFNFQKNHKFLIEVFNEVVKTKPNAILALAGEGELFDDVKLQVKNFGIEDHVKFLGLRDDIPDVLQVLDVFLLPSVFEGLPYVLVEAQAAGLLCFASDTIDRQSALTDHFHFLPIDNPHEWADYIVGHLDYERRSTREQLIEKGFDERINVQKLEDIYENLVK; from the coding sequence ATGAAACCAATTAAAGTATTATTTGCCCACGGTGGAACGCTTGAAAAAGCGGGTACTGAAGCATATATGATGAGTGTATTTCGAAATATTGATCCAAAAAAAGTTCATATTGATTTTCTTGTTTTTGGATGCAAGGAAGGTTATTACGATAAGGAAGTCATTACGCATGGGGGTAAAATTTTTAGAATTCCATTAACCCCCCATGATTTTTTTGGGAAACATCCTTCACGTAAAACAATTCTAAAAATGTTAGAAAAAGAGCAATATGATATTATTCACAGTCATATGAACGCACTGAATCCACTCATATTCCAAGCTGCTCGTAAGATTGGAATTCCCTATATGATTTCACATTCCCATGGGAGTCGTCATTTTGTTGACAATGTTCTATTAATCAAATATAAGGATCAATTGATGAAGAAGATTCCTGATTATGCGGATGTGCTTTTAGCGTGTTCAAAAGAAGCAGGCGATTTTCTCTACCCTAATTTAGAATATACAATTATGAATAACGGAATTGATCTTGAACAATACGAGTATAATGAAACGAAACGAAAACGATTACGTAAAGCATTGAATTTGGATGACCAATTGGTATTTGGTCATATCGGTCGTTTTAACTTCCAAAAAAATCATAAATTTCTGATTGAAGTGTTTAATGAAGTCGTGAAAACAAAACCCAATGCAATCTTAGCACTAGCAGGCGAAGGGGAGTTGTTTGACGATGTGAAATTGCAAGTGAAAAATTTTGGAATTGAAGATCATGTTAAGTTCCTTGGATTAAGGGATGATATTCCGGATGTTTTACAAGTTCTCGATGTCTTTTTGCTCCCTTCCGTTTTTGAAGGGTTGCCATATGTGCTGGTAGAGGCTCAAGCGGCAGGACTCTTATGCTTTGCATCCGATACAATTGATCGTCAAAGTGCTCTCACAGATCATTTTCATTTTCTACCCATAGATAATCCCCATGAGTGGGCTGATTATATTGTGGGACATCTAGACTATGAGCGTCGAAGTACTCGGGAACAATTAATTGAAAAAGGGTTTGACGAGCGGATAAATGTTCAAAAACTGGAAGATATCTATGAAAATTTAGTTAAATAA
- a CDS encoding MATE family efflux transporter, which produces MALLLRFYATRGAEVISGYSIATTVSDMFFTMNAGMSVAITILVSQPLGANKLDEARENGYRLIGFGVLLNAVFGTLLLGSTFLIPKIYSVSAEAMWTAQTFLRIQAPLFSIYVINTTCYFILRAGGDTRSTLLLDSGYMWCVNLVAVGIATYTTDLSILWLYIVGQSTDILKMMLALRFVNKEKWIVNLAEEEKQEEAFVLEFES; this is translated from the coding sequence ATGGCATTATTACTTCGTTTCTATGCAACCCGTGGAGCGGAAGTTATTTCTGGTTACTCGATTGCGACTACGGTTTCGGATATGTTCTTCACCATGAATGCCGGTATGTCTGTCGCCATTACCATTCTTGTTTCTCAACCACTTGGAGCTAATAAACTCGACGAAGCGCGCGAAAACGGGTATCGCCTTATTGGATTTGGTGTATTACTCAATGCAGTCTTTGGCACCCTGCTTTTAGGTTCCACGTTCCTTATACCGAAAATTTATTCAGTATCGGCTGAAGCGATGTGGACCGCTCAAACATTCTTGAGAATTCAAGCACCATTATTTAGTATCTATGTGATTAATACAACATGTTACTTTATTCTTCGTGCTGGTGGTGATACACGTTCTACATTACTTCTGGACTCAGGGTATATGTGGTGTGTGAATTTGGTTGCGGTGGGCATTGCAACCTACACAACAGACTTAAGCATTCTTTGGCTTTATATTGTAGGGCAATCTACAGATATCTTAAAAATGATGCTTGCATTACGATTTGTGAATAAAGAAAAATGGATCGTAAATCTTGCGGAAGAAGAAAAGCAAGAAGAAGCATTTGTTTTAGAGTTTGAATCTTAA
- a CDS encoding DsbA family oxidoreductase, protein MKVQVWSDFVCPFCYVGKRHLEEAIKQLDKEIEVEFMSFELDQNYVDQPDLNIHEMLAQKYNISVDEARLNNERVGSMAQTVGLNYDFDAMKYTNTFKAHKVFQYAKFKGLGNEYSEKLMDAYFSKGVYLNDLEALIELGVSVGLDAEGIKHAFESDEYGLSVRQDEQWAQMIGARGVPHFVIDDQVSLSGAQPIETFKSALQHVETLNAQKNDAMMCTDGVCTVE, encoded by the coding sequence ATGAAAGTACAAGTATGGTCCGATTTTGTCTGCCCATTTTGCTATGTGGGAAAAAGACATTTGGAAGAAGCAATAAAGCAATTAGATAAAGAAATTGAAGTAGAGTTTATGAGTTTTGAATTAGATCAAAACTATGTTGATCAACCGGATTTAAACATTCATGAAATGTTGGCTCAAAAATATAACATATCCGTTGATGAAGCACGATTGAATAACGAACGTGTAGGGTCCATGGCTCAGACAGTTGGATTAAACTATGATTTTGATGCGATGAAATATACTAATACATTTAAAGCACATAAAGTATTTCAGTATGCAAAGTTTAAAGGTTTAGGAAATGAATACAGTGAAAAGTTAATGGATGCGTATTTTTCAAAAGGTGTTTACTTAAACGATCTTGAGGCCTTAATTGAACTTGGTGTCTCAGTTGGACTTGATGCAGAAGGCATCAAACATGCATTTGAATCTGATGAGTACGGATTAAGTGTTCGTCAAGACGAGCAATGGGCACAGATGATTGGTGCTCGAGGTGTTCCACACTTTGTAATTGATGACCAAGTATCCTTATCAGGAGCTCAACCTATTGAAACATTTAAGTCAGCGCTCCAACATGTTGAGACGCTTAATGCTCAAAAAAATGATGCAATGATGTGTACTGATGGGGTTTGTACTGTTGAATAA
- the nfsA gene encoding oxygen-insensitive NADPH nitroreductase: MNNTIKQQLNHRTIRQFTDEPISQEIIDTLVSVAQATSTSNYMQSYSIISVTDKAKKKAIATIGAQPYIENVGHLFIFVIDQHRNGKIAHEGNIDDIEVLETFDRMMIGYTDAILAAQNTMLAIESLGMGGVFLGSILNDAQAIIDLLELPEYVFPVLGLGFGYPNQKPQLKPRMPQQLMHFENTYPNMDAITDAMRDYDETVTEYYDLRDANKRIDSFTNQIKQSMSRRHPGRMQLKDAMHKQKLGLK; encoded by the coding sequence ATGAATAATACAATTAAACAACAACTCAACCATCGTACCATTCGTCAATTTACGGATGAACCCATTTCTCAAGAAATTATTGATACGTTGGTTTCCGTCGCTCAAGCGACATCCACAAGTAATTACATGCAATCTTATTCAATTATTAGCGTAACGGATAAAGCAAAGAAGAAAGCAATCGCAACTATAGGCGCACAACCTTATATCGAAAACGTTGGTCACTTATTTATTTTTGTGATTGATCAACATCGTAATGGGAAAATTGCACACGAAGGAAATATCGACGACATCGAAGTCCTTGAAACATTTGATCGTATGATGATTGGATATACCGATGCGATTCTCGCTGCACAAAACACAATGTTAGCTATTGAGAGCCTTGGCATGGGTGGGGTATTTTTAGGAAGTATTCTCAATGATGCTCAAGCAATCATCGACTTATTAGAGTTGCCTGAATATGTTTTCCCTGTACTGGGACTTGGTTTTGGTTATCCGAATCAAAAGCCTCAGCTCAAACCGCGAATGCCACAACAACTCATGCATTTTGAAAATACATATCCTAACATGGATGCAATTACCGATGCGATGCGCGACTATGACGAGACGGTTACAGAATATTATGACTTACGTGATGCAAACAAACGCATCGACTCATTCACAAATCAGATTAAACAAAGCATGAGTCGACGACATCCTGGACGCATGCAGTTAAAAGATGCGATGCATAAACAAAAGCTCGGTCTAAAATAA